Proteins encoded by one window of Muntiacus reevesi chromosome 6, mMunRee1.1, whole genome shotgun sequence:
- the TAS2R5 gene encoding LOW QUALITY PROTEIN: taste receptor type 2 member 5 (The sequence of the model RefSeq protein was modified relative to this genomic sequence to represent the inferred CDS: inserted 4 bases in 3 codons; substituted 1 base at 1 genomic stop codon): MYAKSTVPTSILGLLMLVAVAEFLIGLVGNGVFVVWSFRERLRTFRXSLYNLIVLSLAVCWLLLQWLIVVDLSLFLLFQSNHWLCYLSVFRVLVSQASLWFASFLSVCYCRKILTXEHVVSLWLKQRTYYLSCCCFLVYFMINLXLTVRGSLDFSSPSQGNSSILFPLSNWHYIYILQLNTGSMMPCMMFLVSSGLLIVPLYRHYRKMKAHTAGRRDAQAKAHITVRKSLACFLILYMVYILASPFSISSKTFPVNLITLFISETXYPSLHSVILLMGNPRMKQTCERILWKTICP; the protein is encoded by the exons ATGTACGCTAAGTCAA CCGTGCCGACTTCTATCCTAGGACTGCTGATGCTGGTGGCAGTGGCTGAATTTCTCATTGGCCTTGTTGGAAATGGAGTTTTTGTGGTCTGGAGTTTTCGAGAACGGCTCCGAACATTCA AGTCCTTGTATAACCTCATTGTCCTGAGCCTGGCGGTCTGTTGGTTGCTTCTGCAATGGTTGATTGTGGTGGACTTAAGTCTGTTCCTGCTTTTCCAGAGCAACCATTGGCTTTGCTATCTCAGTGTCTTCAGGGTTCTGGTAAGCCAGGCCAGCCTGTGGTTTGCGAGTTTTCTCAGTGTTTGCTACTGTAGGAAGATCCTGA GTGAACATGTGGTCTCCTTGTGGCTGAAGCAGAGAACCTATTACCTGAGTTGCTGCTGCTTCCTGGTGTACTTCATGATCAATTTGTAACTTACAGTCAGGGGTAGCTTAGACTTCTCCAGTCCTTCCCAAGGAAACAGCAGCATCTTATTCCCCCTTTCAAATtggcactatatatatatattacagctCAATACAGGAAGCATGATGCCTTGCATGATGTTTCTTGTTTCCTCTGGGCTGCTGATTGTCCCTTTGTATAGACACTACAGAAAGATGAAGGCCCATACAGCCGGCAGAAGAGATGCTCAGGCCAAGGCTCACATCACTGTCCGGAAGTCCTTGGCCTGTTTCCTTATACTTTACATGGTCTACATCCTGGCCAGCCCCTTCTCCATCAGCTCCAAGACTTTTCCTGTGAATCTCATCACTCTCTTCATCTCTGAGAC TTACCCTTCTCTTCATTCtgtcatactgctcatggggaaCCCCAGGATGAAGCAGACATGTGAGAGAATCCTGTGGAAGACTATATGTCCTTGA
- the PRSS37 gene encoding probable inactive serine protease 37 — translation MKFTFCLSVLAGTLFSAHSSVQKDDPSPYLAYLKSHFNPCVGVLIKSNWVLAPAHCYLPNLKVMLGNLRVRVRDGTEQTINPIQIIRYWNHSHSSPQDDLMLIRLAKPATLNEKVQPIALATSTVKPGTICMLSGLDWSQNNYGRHPDLRQNLEAPVMSNTACQETEQGKSHRNSICVKFLKVFSRIFGEVAVATVICKNKLQGIEVGHFMGGDVGIYTNVQKYITWIESTTKDK, via the exons ATGAAGTTTACCTTCTGTTTGAGTGTCCTTGCTG GGACGCTCTTCTCCGCTCACTCGTCTGTGCAGAAAGACGACCCTTCCCCCTACCTGGCATACCTCAAGTCTCACTTCAACCCCTGTGTGGGCGTCCTCATCAAAAGCAACTGGGTgctagcccctgctcactgctacTTACC AAATCTGAAGGTGATGCTGGGAAATCTCAGGGTCAGAGTCAGAGATGGGACAGAGCAAACAATTAACCCTATCCAGATTATCCGCTACTGGAACCACAGTCATAGTTCGCCCCAAGATGACCTCATGCTTATTAGGCTGGCTAAGCCCGCCACCCTCAATGAAAAAGTCCAGCCCATTGCCCTCGCCACCAGCACCGTCAAGCCGGGCACCATCTGCATGCTTTCAGGTTTGGACTGGAGCCAAAACAACTATG GCAGACACCCTGATTTAAGGCAGAACCTGGAGGCCCCTGTGATGTCCAACACAGCCTGCCAGGAAACCGAACAAGGAAAAAGCCACAGAAACTCCATATGCGTTAAATTTCTAAAAGTGTTCAGTCGAATTTTTGGG GAGGTGGCCGTTGCTACTGTCATCTGCAAAAACAAGCTGCAGGGGATCGAGGTCGGACACTTCATGGGAGGGGATGTGGGCATCTACACCAACGTTCAGAAATATATCACCTGGATTGAGAGCACCACTAAAGACAAATGA